Proteins found in one Oculatellaceae cyanobacterium genomic segment:
- a CDS encoding LysE family translocator, translating into MTLSSIVALFSAMLVLASIPSVSVVAVSTRTVTSGLIHGVFTTIGIVVGDIVFIMIAIWGLSLLAETMGSLFVLIKYFGGVYLLWLGVALCRSKPKNVETQAVIKSSKLSSFLAGLVITLGDQKATLFYLGFFPAFVDISQISYIDTIIIITIATVTVGGVKLAYAFMAHRARLLISPQLTKGLNIAAGCVMIAVGAFLLIKP; encoded by the coding sequence ATGACATTGAGCAGTATTGTAGCATTATTCAGTGCAATGCTTGTTCTGGCTTCTATTCCCAGTGTCAGCGTAGTTGCAGTCTCCACAAGAACAGTTACATCCGGGTTGATTCATGGTGTTTTCACAACTATAGGGATAGTGGTTGGTGACATCGTTTTCATCATGATAGCCATTTGGGGTTTATCGTTGCTTGCTGAAACAATGGGAAGCTTATTTGTTCTTATCAAATACTTTGGTGGGGTTTATCTTCTTTGGCTGGGAGTAGCACTATGCAGGTCAAAACCAAAAAATGTGGAAACCCAAGCAGTTATTAAATCATCAAAGTTGTCCAGTTTTTTGGCTGGATTAGTGATTACATTAGGCGATCAAAAAGCAACATTATTTTATTTAGGTTTTTTTCCAGCTTTTGTTGATATTTCTCAAATATCTTATATTGATACCATCATTATTATCACCATTGCTACAGTCACTGTAGGTGGTGTAAAACTTGCTTATGCCTTCATGGCTCATAGAGCTAGATTACTGATTAGTCCCCAACTTACAAAAGGATTAAATATTGCCGCAGGTTGTGTAATGATTGCCGTGGGAGCTTTTTTATTAATAAAACCTTAA